Within Wyeomyia smithii strain HCP4-BCI-WySm-NY-G18 chromosome 2, ASM2978416v1, whole genome shotgun sequence, the genomic segment ATGGCAGCGTCTTTCTAGTGTGCCCCAGAGTCTATTTTTataattcgcgttgacggtgttgctgatatttgtttggtttttgcatgcgaaaaagaaggaaggaaatatttttgcttttgtcatcacgcacattttgacagttacatatgagtgttcacgtaggtgcgaacagccttcaaaatctctttcaacgcgaataacccgaatataaagtcgcgcaaagatgaaaccaaaggaaccaaatcagtgtcaaacaagggaaccaatcgagcaatgtaaataaacaaggtgataatgttaatgttaggagtggatgaaaagtgttgtaatttagcgtgataaagaatatgtgtttttgaagttttaactacacattttaatccaacattaaacttgtacactggttcagttaaatttaacaaagcatcaccggtgtaatctttcaaaactgtgtaccttgtgaagaatttcaaaaaatgatattcgcttattcGGTTCATTcgcgttgaaaaagattttgaaggctgttcgcacgtatgtgaactctcatatgtaattgtcaaaatgtgcgtgatgacaaaagcaaaaatatttccttccttcttttacgcacgcaaaaaccaaacaaatatcagcaacaccgtcaacgcgaatgcatggtgaaaaacagaactgtatagttcttggcaacaaacggcacaaaaactgtgttgccgaaacgatagattttctctttgcgcgactctatacaCGGAAAACGAAAAGTACCCATTTTCATGTCGATTTCACTCAACGGCGTCGTTCCGTGCAGGAAGCCAATTTTGAGTAGTTGTAGATTAATTCAATAGAAGGTATATAGCACTAAGAGTAATAATACGTAAAAAATACCCAACGTTTAGTTCAATCTTTTAAACTATGCCTTTGGTAGATTTCAGTTAATTTCATTCGATTGAATTAATATTATATATTAATCTATTTAATCTATCTCAAAACCTACTCACGTACCTTCTAATTTGGTGTAACTGGCTTTATTAATTTCCCCTTTAAGTGCCTCCGTTTCTAGCTCCATTCTCACAATGCAATTTTAATATTCTTCTTGATTGGCGGCTATTATTCAAAAACAGAAGCACAAAAGCACGTTCTTCACCTAATATCACTAATTTAAAACCAAAACTACCAATATCAAAGATATCACTGCCGCTTTCGCGAAATCAATTTCTTCACGCGGGTTATGAATTTTCAAccagtttgatttttcatcCTATATTGGGTTTAAACTACTCATTATTGAATTTTTGTCAAAACACCATCATTGATTAAAAGCATGTTTAAAGTAAATTAAGTTGAAATGACTCAGCAATAGCATTGCAAAACTACCCAACACGTAAGTTGTGTAAGGTTTACATCATTTCAGTTAGTTTGTACCCTCCGGTTGGgtagattttgttttccgtgtatagagataagtgacttttcacctacgcacactaggaaacgtgtaaacccgtgtaaagttgctttggTTTCCtctaaactgtaaatcatcgcatctcgttgcttcgagttttatcattttttaacatttttggtcgattatgttcagcagcttcttccgatttctgatcacgaataaAGAAATTGATTCAGAAACAAGTATAAACCAtgtaatgagtgttcaactaaatatttgtccagctgctaaaaacatagcattgcaaacaaaacagctatttgtaaatattttccccaaCTAGTGTCACTaataagagcaagcgcaccggtgagttgccatttgagttgctattttcacaacgctggccgttgctattttggatagcagccgatgttcgcaccggtcgttgctattggggattaccaattcatctatttttttttgacgcCGGCAGTTGGTAATTTctaagaccgtcactagctagcattagcaaaatgtttgtgtgtgtcgtatttcccaaaaattctgcgcatctagtaataaccaatttatctgtccgtcaattgtttccggaatgatctgcgttctttctgcttcataaaatatcccctttatttcaagcaactctgttttaactttgtttccgttctcccaaattatcgataacacaattctgttgcaggtttcttcgtttgtgcgtgcatgaatttttttatccttgtaTGTTTAATTAAAGTAATTGTGTTAGACCGTGGAACGTTTCGCAACGTTGCCTTCATGTACCATTATACTCAAAATTGGCGAACTGTCATCaattgtattttgtactttgtgctgtctcgattcctacaatttgctattaatatttgcaaatttgcagccaaactaaatttaaatgtagaacgcggaaattgttatcgagtatttggttgattctagtgacgaagaaaatgatttcgcgaaacaaatctttttatacgcgagtatgaaaaggatttttggatagattcggggggggggggggctctcagcctggaaaacggtaaaatagtgaccgctatgctgaggaagtttgccatccagcgttttaacaatgttttttttcggaaacaccggtctataccgatgattATTTCCGACGCCGCTTTCGAATTCGGCTTATGTTGTTTTCGAAGATTAATACAGCTGTAGatgcgaaaaatggttttttattcaacaaccGGACGCAACGGAAAACTGAGACTAACATGCCTTCAAAAGGTtcagcagcaatagtcggtaatactcccgagcaattCACTCAAACCTTCCAGATTTATTGAAATGATGACATGGTTGACCAATCTTGCGAGGACTTGAGCTTTATGcttgccaaccaaaatggtcatctcgaattaaaaaaaaaaaaaactataaatgtttacccgcccgaaaaaacaccctgtgtaaaatttcagctcaatcgaaattaAAATAGACTAGTTCACGCCGATACCTGcgtcgcagacagacgtccaagctgagttccaaacttgtgtaaagttttttgtagtagcgatccgtaaccagatagcgctaccagtaccgccagcctcgtacaccagcgaaaaaaatgtattgtggcgataaggtcaccaggcggtgctagtgtacaagtgatttatagcgcaatttactttgaaaatttacacggaaattttgatcaatcttgttcttgcttggacgtctgtctgtgcttgcgtcctacgacgtgtttaaccaagGCAAAGCGTTTCATCTTCCGGGGCTGACCAATTATGTTCGAAACACCCgttattttcataatattgttacgaacatttactatcgagcacaacaaaacaaacaacagtttgacattattcatcaaatagcaacgatgcggcacgttgctatcgcgttgcccaatttaataactcgctactacccgaggtggggattgctatttcccaaaccaacatagcaacgcccggtgcggttggcgcgttatggtgggattggccaaactagctttagaaacttcaatttagccactggtgggcttgctctaatgcattcgtacgtaaaaagatCTATGCACATAGGCTCTGGTGTGCCCATACTTTCTTGTGTGATCTGCACGGGAAAATAAATACacccaaatatgcgtatttttaaCGTCACATTGCCCTTCTGTGTGAGAAGTGGGAAGGAAATTTTAAGTAAAAGTGATTACTTTTGATAACTTTTGAATATCTGCACTAAAGTCATCATCACTAGGTAAAATAGAATGCCTTGAATCATCTATATCAATATCGAAAACCACAATGTTTTACCTAGAATTGCGAATTcgcattttatcaattttgataaattttgatAAATATCCACTATTTGAGTTACAGAAATGAAAATTCTGATTAACTACCTGTCCTACGAATATATGGAATATCGTTCATCACAAGAAAATTTTGACGAGTCTTTGTTCGAACAAAATGTTGATCAATATTGTCAAACCTTGTAGTTTccacaacaaattgaaaatatcGAGAAGTAGAATTACACTATTTTTTGcttattctttaaaaaaataattataaaataaaaggCTCGTTAAtcggattttcgaaaatttctatTATAAAGACAGGCGAGGAAATTGCTGCTATCAAAATCAATGGTAATGCTAATTATTTCCACTGATTGTATGAGATATCGAATAAAATGATTCAGATTTGATGACAGGCTAATCCAATAAAATGTTTTTGGCGCGTTTCTCCCAATGGTGGTACATACTTGAAACGATGATTAGAACGTTTTCCTGCTCCCTTCTGTAACATGAGCAGCCCTTGAGTAAAGCGCTCACCTTTGTAATTGCAGATTACACCGCCAGTAAGTGCAATCATCATATTCGAAAGTCGTGCCGCGCGACCGGAAAACGATGGTAACGATGACCACGGAGATCGATAAAGACAAGGCGCTATCCCTAAGCGCGACGAAGAAAATTGCATCAGTGGAGAAAGACAAAGAAAGGGAAAAAGATCGCGATAAGGAGAGGGATAAAGACAAAGATAGGAATGCGATAAGTATCACCAGCGCGAACAACTGCAGGGCCGATATCAGTGGGACGAGCTCCGGAAGTGGTTTTCCCAGTGGAAATCGAGCCAGTCAATCCCGTAGCTCGCATGGAGCTATGAATCAGGATGCACCTAACAttttagtatataaaaaggTAATGATTTATAACACGCTTGGGTTAGCGTTGAAattgagaaaactttttttcagatGGAGGCAATCGTCGAGCGCATGCAAAATGAAGAGGGAGGCGTTTCGGTGCGCACCATCAAAGCTTTCATGAGCAAAGTACCGTCCGTATTTACTGGAGCCGACCTGATTGCGTGGATCATGAAGAATCTCTGCATCGAAGATGTGGCCGAAGCATTACATATAGCGCATCTGCTGGCATCTCATGGGTATTTGTTTCCCATCGATGACCACCAACTGACGGTAAAGAACGATGGAACCTTCTACCGCTTCCAGACGCCCTACTTTTGGCCCTCGAACTGTTGGGAACCGGAAAACACCGACTATGCGGTGTACCTTTGCAAGCGTACGATGCAGAACAAAACTCGCCTGGAACTGGCAGACTACGAAGCGGAAAATTTGGCCAAACTGCAGAAAATGTTCTCCCGGAAGTGGGAATTCATTTTCATGCAAGCGGAAGCACAAAGCAAGGTGGATAAAAAACGTGATAAGTTGGAACGAAAGGTGCTTGACTCACAGGAACGAGCATTCTGGGATGTGCATCGCCCCATGCCAGGTTGCGTCAACACAACTGAAGTCGATATTAAGAAGGCATACCGCCGGGGTGCGTCCACCCATGGTTCCGGATCATCTGGCGCGGCCGTCAATAGCAATCCAATTGAGCAACTCACTAGACAAATTAAGCTGCTAAAACTCAAGCTAGAACGTAGAACTATTAAGATCTCCAAAGTAGCCGAATCGTAAGTTGAGAACGATTTGCGAGCATTGTCTCTTCTACTAAGCGTTAATTTGTTTTTCAGTTACATTTCATATTTTGAACAGTATCATGAATACGATTATTTTCTCACAACGCCTGATCAGCCAAATCCATGGATCACCGACAATATTGAGATGTGGGATGCTGATCGAACTGCGTAAGTTTCTAGTTAAGGGGTTACTCAATAGTCATTTTATTATAACCCTTACACAACAACGGATATCATGGGATATTGCCTATCTTGATATCAAATG encodes:
- the LOC129723371 gene encoding regulator of G-protein signaling 7-like, whose amino-acid sequence is MVTMTTEIDKDKALSLSATKKIASVEKDKEREKDRDKERDKDKDRNAISITSANNCRADISGTSSGSGFPSGNRASQSRSSHGAMNQDAPNILVYKKMEAIVERMQNEEGGVSVRTIKAFMSKVPSVFTGADLIAWIMKNLCIEDVAEALHIAHLLASHGYLFPIDDHQLTVKNDGTFYRFQTPYFWPSNCWEPENTDYAVYLCKRTMQNKTRLELADYEAENLAKLQKMFSRKWEFIFMQAEAQSKVDKKRDKLERKVLDSQERAFWDVHRPMPGCVNTTEVDIKKAYRRGASTHGSGSSGAAVNSNPIEQLTRQIKLLKLKLERRTIKISKVAESYISYFEQYHEYDYFLTTPDQPNPWITDNIEMWDADRTAKDVSLKRVKRWGFSLRELLIDPVGREQFSKFLDKEFSGENLKFWESVQSMKAQPQSKVKEAAHAIYLEFLAPEAPCPVNVDSKSMELAREAVSSSAPPNRWCFDVAAAHVYHLMKSDSYSRYLRSDMYKEYLSGSKKKVKSIPNLFGVKR